In the Flagellimonas sp. HMM57 genome, one interval contains:
- a CDS encoding RNA polymerase sigma factor → MENKQFLEDLKKHKQSAYARLLDEYQGMVFNTCLSFVPNKEDAQDIAQEVFVEVYNSIKKFKGDSKLSTWIYRICVNKSLEFIRKKKTKKRFGFMQSITGNIIPIDKSSYFTEYNHPGVQLENKEMSELLFKAINKLPEAQKVVFILHKIDEMSYKEVSEITEKSVSSVESLLFRARKNLRKILTEYYKNES, encoded by the coding sequence TTGGAGAACAAGCAATTTTTAGAAGATCTTAAAAAACATAAGCAGTCAGCATATGCTCGTTTGTTGGATGAATATCAAGGCATGGTTTTTAATACGTGCCTCTCTTTTGTTCCCAATAAAGAAGATGCCCAAGATATTGCCCAAGAAGTATTTGTTGAGGTTTATAATTCCATTAAAAAGTTTAAGGGCGACTCCAAACTTTCTACATGGATTTATCGAATCTGTGTAAACAAAAGCTTGGAATTCATACGTAAAAAGAAAACGAAAAAACGTTTTGGATTTATGCAATCCATTACTGGAAACATAATACCCATTGACAAATCTTCTTATTTTACCGAGTACAATCATCCAGGTGTACAATTGGAAAACAAGGAGATGAGTGAGCTTTTGTTTAAAGCGATAAATAAATTACCAGAAGCACAAAAAGTGGTGTTTATTTTGCATAAAATAGATGAGATGAGTTATAAGGAAGTGAGTGAAATTACAGAAAAAAGTGTGTCCTCGGTCGAGTCATTGTTATTTAGGGCGAGAAAGAATTTACGGAAGATTTTAACAGAATATTATAAAAATGAATCTTAA
- a CDS encoding type 1 glutamine amidotransferase domain-containing protein — protein MKNTFLLICLLSVVIGCNSKTAKEEKSSDPEEVQSTTPQKDSILFIVSNQHTYGDTDINASNHFAEIVLAFDVLKKEGYVIDFVSPEGGAIPIGYLNTSDSIQKKYLYDFEFMNLLKHTKKPEEVEASNYMAVYYGGGGAAMFGVPENKAIQKITLEIYEKNNGIVAAICHGTAGLVNLKTSDGKFIYEGKKINGFPDLFENMDAEYYKQFPFSIEQTIKTRGGDFVYSKEGWDNYSIADGKLITGQDPTAAASVATKISNALKDSIK, from the coding sequence ATGAAAAATACTTTTTTGCTCATCTGCCTCTTATCAGTTGTAATTGGTTGTAATTCAAAAACTGCCAAAGAGGAGAAATCTTCAGACCCGGAAGAGGTACAAAGTACAACCCCACAAAAGGATAGTATATTATTCATAGTATCCAATCAACATACTTATGGGGATACCGATATAAATGCATCCAATCATTTTGCCGAAATAGTTTTGGCCTTTGATGTTCTTAAGAAAGAAGGATATGTCATAGATTTTGTAAGCCCGGAAGGTGGTGCAATTCCAATAGGTTACCTCAATACTTCGGACTCCATCCAAAAGAAATACTTGTACGATTTTGAATTCATGAACCTTCTAAAACACACAAAAAAACCGGAAGAAGTTGAAGCTTCAAATTATATGGCCGTTTATTACGGAGGTGGCGGAGCTGCAATGTTCGGTGTACCGGAAAACAAAGCGATTCAAAAGATCACATTGGAAATCTATGAAAAGAACAATGGAATAGTAGCCGCAATTTGCCATGGCACTGCTGGACTTGTAAACCTAAAAACTTCAGATGGAAAGTTCATTTATGAAGGTAAGAAAATTAATGGTTTCCCCGATTTGTTCGAAAATATGGATGCCGAATACTACAAACAATTCCCTTTTTCCATTGAACAGACCATAAAAACACGAGGAGGTGATTTTGTGTATTCAAAAGAGGGATGGGATAATTATTCGATTGCCGATGGCAAATTAATAACAGGACAAGATCCAACTGCCGCAGCATCCGTAGCAACGAAAATAAGTAACGCATTAAAAGACAGTATAAAATGA
- a CDS encoding nuclear transport factor 2 family protein: MKKIITATLVLTGILFSYSQSEIEDINKVLYDYIEGTANGEPDRLNDAFDTDFNLYFVKNDSLKIWSGRQYISNIKPGKKSNRIGKVLSIDFEGNAAMAKIEILMPGPKRIYTDYLMLLKVMGKWKIIHKSFTFKNYPE, translated from the coding sequence ATGAAAAAAATTATCACCGCAACGCTAGTATTGACAGGAATACTTTTTTCCTATTCCCAATCCGAGATTGAAGACATAAACAAGGTCCTCTACGATTATATTGAAGGCACCGCAAATGGAGAACCAGATAGATTGAACGATGCTTTTGATACAGATTTCAATCTGTACTTCGTTAAAAATGACTCCCTTAAAATCTGGTCTGGGAGACAATATATCAGCAATATTAAACCCGGTAAAAAAAGTAATCGAATCGGGAAAGTTCTTTCTATTGATTTCGAAGGAAATGCGGCAATGGCAAAAATTGAAATCTTAATGCCCGGCCCAAAACGAATTTATACCGACTACTTAATGTTACTCAAAGTAATGGGCAAATGGAAGATAATCCATAAGTCGTTCACTTTTAAAAACTATCCAGAATGA
- the rpe gene encoding ribulose-phosphate 3-epimerase has product MSTKMVAPSLLAADFANLQRDVEMVNQSEADWFHLDIMDGVFVPNISFGMPVLKAIAKHAEKTMDVHLMIIDPDRYIKTFADLGADNLTVHYEACNHLHRTLQVIKDEGMKAGVALNPHTSINLLEDTVQDIDLICMMSVNPGFGGQSFIENTYQKVSDLKNLIEKKNSKALIEIDGGVNATNAKKLVDAGADVLVAGSFVFKSDTPIETIKNLKEIIG; this is encoded by the coding sequence ATGAGTACAAAAATGGTGGCACCCTCCCTATTAGCGGCAGATTTTGCCAACTTGCAACGTGATGTGGAAATGGTAAACCAAAGCGAAGCAGATTGGTTTCACTTGGATATTATGGATGGTGTTTTTGTACCCAACATTTCTTTTGGCATGCCCGTTTTGAAGGCAATAGCCAAACACGCAGAAAAAACCATGGATGTTCATTTAATGATTATTGACCCTGATAGATATATCAAAACATTTGCTGATCTAGGAGCTGATAATTTAACGGTACATTACGAAGCTTGCAATCATTTGCACAGAACTTTACAAGTGATAAAAGATGAGGGAATGAAGGCCGGTGTGGCATTGAATCCCCATACTTCAATCAATCTTTTGGAGGATACCGTTCAAGATATCGATTTGATCTGTATGATGAGTGTAAACCCCGGTTTTGGTGGACAATCATTTATTGAAAATACCTACCAAAAGGTCAGTGATTTAAAAAATCTTATCGAAAAGAAAAATTCTAAGGCACTTATTGAAATTGATGGAGGAGTAAATGCGACCAATGCTAAAAAATTGGTCGATGCGGGTGCCGATGTTCTTGTAGCAGGTAGTTTTGTATTCAAGAGCGATACTCCAATAGAGACCATTAAAAACCTTAAAGAGATTATTGGCTAA
- a CDS encoding EF-hand domain-containing protein, protein MKISTLKLGISIGVIGLLASCNLKAQQGQNRERREPPSFEDLLEKMDEDEDGKLSKAEVKGRLKNIFDKIDSDEDGYITEEEFEKAPRPERPNRN, encoded by the coding sequence ATGAAAATCAGCACTTTAAAATTAGGAATTTCAATTGGAGTAATTGGGTTATTGGCCTCGTGTAATTTGAAAGCCCAACAAGGCCAAAACAGAGAAAGAAGAGAACCTCCCTCATTTGAAGACCTATTGGAAAAAATGGATGAGGATGAGGACGGAAAACTTTCAAAAGCAGAAGTTAAAGGGCGATTGAAAAATATCTTTGATAAGATTGATTCGGATGAAGATGGTTATATCACCGAAGAGGAATTCGAAAAAGCCCCGAGACCAGAAAGGCCTAACAGAAACTAA
- a CDS encoding serine hydrolase, protein MKLQKTLSAFFFTLTIATVSAQLSSKEEQSIDSIFIEWNSNKPGMAAGLIYGNEIQYLKGFGIADIETNRAIDPKTKFQIDHLSRQFTVLSILLLEKMEKLAMNDPVQKFIPELPTYQHKLTIGHLVNHTSGLNDYEILKLLLGKEEDDVFTHKDAMHLIRTQKTLNFKPGTKFSYLTSKTELTLLAEVITKASGESLTVFSKKYIFAPLQMNNSTFVEDYNSIIPNVANSYQTEGDTLKKEVLNLSNAGPTNLYTTAEDLLAWYKKLTLPIKKPSILNEAIKKLDQLVKLDNGTTYNSSWGQMTLGRSFYHLERGLPAYWQYGLVGGYGTNVFRFPEQDLTSFVMGNNNSYNGMPAMMMATHFIEDKFPEPSTVDPTKIKSRKVTTSELQTYEGDYWNAERALARRFFVENDTLFYTRPGQDQGLATIPLKQRRSFQLQVESDDVIIFSFSEENGKGIYDIKSGIGDPYRYKKYEPITYTEEELNHFEGNFYNEQLNSVYTFKIEDNELVVSGPENSTATFFPVVKNVFRSSAIQFGSIIFARNQNGNVTGFQISTDGIQNLFFTKINNS, encoded by the coding sequence ATGAAGCTTCAAAAAACACTTAGCGCGTTTTTCTTCACGCTAACCATAGCAACAGTTTCTGCACAGCTATCTTCAAAAGAAGAACAAAGCATTGACAGTATTTTCATTGAATGGAACAGCAACAAACCTGGAATGGCCGCAGGATTGATCTATGGAAACGAAATACAGTACTTAAAAGGTTTCGGAATTGCAGACATAGAAACCAATAGGGCCATCGACCCCAAAACCAAGTTTCAAATTGATCATCTCTCCAGACAATTTACGGTGCTATCCATTCTTCTGCTAGAGAAAATGGAAAAGTTGGCCATGAACGACCCCGTCCAAAAATTTATCCCCGAACTACCAACATACCAACACAAACTTACCATTGGCCATTTGGTAAACCATACCAGTGGCTTGAATGACTACGAAATACTAAAATTACTTTTGGGAAAAGAAGAAGACGATGTTTTTACCCATAAGGATGCAATGCACTTAATACGTACACAAAAAACGCTAAACTTTAAACCTGGCACAAAATTTTCGTATCTAACCTCCAAAACTGAACTCACGCTCTTAGCAGAAGTTATTACCAAAGCTTCGGGTGAATCGTTGACAGTCTTTTCCAAAAAGTACATCTTCGCCCCTTTACAAATGAACAACAGCACATTTGTTGAAGATTACAATAGTATTATACCCAATGTGGCGAATTCTTATCAAACCGAGGGGGATACACTCAAAAAAGAAGTATTGAATTTAAGCAATGCCGGCCCTACCAATTTATATACTACAGCAGAAGATTTACTGGCATGGTATAAAAAGCTTACACTGCCCATTAAAAAGCCTTCAATACTAAACGAAGCCATAAAAAAATTGGACCAATTGGTTAAACTGGATAATGGTACTACTTACAATTCATCTTGGGGACAAATGACTTTAGGAAGGTCTTTCTACCATTTAGAAAGAGGGCTTCCCGCGTATTGGCAATATGGTCTAGTAGGTGGTTACGGCACCAATGTGTTCCGATTCCCGGAACAAGACCTTACTTCTTTTGTAATGGGCAACAATAACAGTTATAATGGCATGCCCGCAATGATGATGGCCACTCACTTTATAGAAGATAAATTTCCCGAACCAAGCACTGTTGACCCGACCAAAATAAAATCCAGAAAAGTAACCACTTCTGAACTGCAAACCTATGAAGGAGATTATTGGAATGCCGAAAGAGCATTGGCAAGACGGTTTTTTGTAGAAAATGATACTCTATTTTATACACGGCCCGGACAAGACCAAGGACTTGCCACGATTCCATTAAAGCAAAGAAGGAGTTTTCAACTACAAGTAGAAAGTGATGATGTTATTATATTCTCCTTTTCTGAGGAGAACGGAAAAGGGATATATGATATTAAATCTGGCATAGGAGACCCATATCGTTACAAAAAGTATGAGCCTATCACTTATACAGAAGAAGAGTTGAACCATTTTGAAGGTAATTTTTATAACGAACAACTCAATAGTGTTTATACCTTTAAAATTGAGGATAACGAACTAGTCGTATCCGGACCCGAAAACAGTACGGCGACATTTTTCCCAGTAGTAAAAAACGTTTTTAGAAGTAGTGCCATACAATTTGGCAGTATCATCTTTGCGCGAAATCAAAATGGAAATGTTACCGGGTTCCAAATCAGTACCGATGGTATTCAGAACTTGTTCTTTACTAAAATCAATAATAGTTAG
- a CDS encoding YpdA family putative bacillithiol disulfide reductase, with product MQVFDVVIIGGGPIGIACGLEAKKQGLSYVILEKGPIVNSLFNYPINMQFFSSSEKLEIDEIPFISKEAKPKRNEALEYYRRIVTSNQLEIKLFEKVTNVVKEGTLFQVETDKNKYTAKNVVVATGFYDLPNKINAPGENLPKVSHYYKDPHFYASQKLAVIGASNSAIDAALECWRKGADVTLIIRGPEVGQRVKYWVRPDIINRIAEGSIKACYNATVKEIKATEIIVNTPDGIVTLENDFVLALTGYMPNFEFLEKLGIELSKDEKRLPQYNPDTMETNVEGLFLAGVICGGMETHKWFIENSRIHAPIIINSIKGKP from the coding sequence ATGCAGGTATTTGATGTAGTCATTATTGGTGGTGGTCCCATTGGAATAGCATGTGGACTTGAGGCAAAAAAACAAGGGTTATCCTATGTGATTCTGGAAAAAGGACCGATTGTAAACTCACTTTTCAACTACCCCATAAACATGCAGTTTTTTTCTTCTTCTGAAAAATTGGAGATCGATGAAATTCCGTTTATCAGCAAAGAAGCAAAACCCAAACGTAATGAGGCTCTAGAGTACTACAGGAGGATTGTGACATCAAACCAATTGGAAATCAAATTGTTTGAAAAAGTAACGAACGTTGTTAAAGAAGGTACTCTCTTTCAAGTAGAAACTGATAAGAACAAATACACTGCAAAAAATGTTGTTGTGGCCACTGGTTTTTATGATTTGCCCAATAAAATCAATGCTCCCGGAGAAAATCTACCGAAAGTTTCCCATTACTACAAAGACCCACATTTTTATGCAAGTCAAAAATTAGCAGTGATAGGCGCAAGTAATTCTGCCATAGATGCCGCTTTGGAATGCTGGCGCAAAGGTGCAGATGTCACTTTGATCATTCGTGGTCCAGAAGTTGGCCAACGGGTAAAGTATTGGGTAAGACCAGATATTATCAATAGAATCGCGGAAGGAAGCATCAAAGCATGTTATAATGCTACCGTCAAGGAAATAAAAGCTACCGAAATTATTGTTAACACTCCAGATGGCATTGTCACTTTAGAAAATGATTTCGTACTTGCACTTACCGGATATATGCCCAATTTTGAATTCCTGGAAAAACTGGGAATTGAATTATCAAAAGATGAAAAACGATTGCCCCAATACAATCCTGACACTATGGAAACCAATGTGGAAGGACTTTTTTTGGCCGGGGTAATATGTGGAGGTATGGAAACCCACAAATGGTTTATTGAAAACTCTAGGATTCATGCGCCCATCATTATAAACTCCATCAAGGGCAAGCCGTAA
- a CDS encoding TonB-dependent receptor, producing the protein MRKLLCLLLVLSSFNAFCQEGIAVDYNGTSLKEVLLDLESRTALTFSYSEKSIAGKQITLSTTSVTESALFAELMQQTELVFEKVSENQVIVSVPSTKMDICGYLFDSDTSTPLPYATVLVVGTTTGVTSDENGFFQIKDIDQSQNILVQYVGFGDKILKALDYSTDNCKNIILLPEAQSLKEVVVLAYLTTGIDKNTDGSFTLNNAKQGILPGLVEPDVFQSIQLIPGITSLDESAAGIQIRGGSPDQNLIFYDGIKMYNTGHFFGMISAFNPYVTESAKIYKGGASPEYGDRISGVIDITTDANVPEKTNAGIGINGTHADAFLKAALGKKAALILSARRSYTDVLRTPTYTALSEKVFQNTKVVTDVSGQVIEDDDDDFSEILGGDKFFFYDGSAKLLIQPSKNDNISISGLYTNNDLDFSSRDEEDITEDRLIIENQGASFNWNGTKFGKLQHSIKAYYSSFDSEYNNVVSEDLEVEERNFRRNTVEDYGLDFNLAYEFVPQHSIKLGYQYSNLDVFFQLFRDEAGDDDIEPDDDDEIPLPSTTRDFNVRRNNTNQTNSVYGEYIFKPQNKGLVSVGVRGSHYSSVDELYFEPRVNIEYPLSPIIRVKGTAEVRYQPVSQIIEFEDTQLRLENNIWTLSDGNEIPILESTQFSGGLLVNSNGWTFDVDGYVKNITGLTSFTNGFTNAAEDLSQGESDIFGVDVLLRKSIADYRVWLGYTYNNVEYTFEALQSNPFPGNNDVTHNFRISNTLDVQNWELSLGWTYRTGTPFTPVDSFSETTGDIDFGSLNSRRLPNYHRLDASLLYKFGKAENNGFRGTFGVSFQNLYSRQIPISVFYRVDENPDTGRQELDQIEQLSLGFMPNATLRLFF; encoded by the coding sequence ATGAGAAAATTACTGTGCTTATTATTGGTATTGAGTTCATTCAACGCTTTTTGCCAAGAAGGGATTGCCGTTGATTATAACGGCACAAGTTTAAAAGAAGTGTTATTGGATTTAGAATCTAGAACTGCCCTTACGTTTTCTTATTCAGAGAAGTCAATTGCGGGTAAACAGATAACCCTTTCAACTACAAGTGTAACAGAAAGTGCACTATTTGCTGAATTGATGCAACAAACTGAATTGGTTTTTGAAAAAGTTTCGGAAAATCAAGTTATAGTAAGTGTTCCTTCCACAAAAATGGATATCTGCGGTTATTTGTTCGATAGCGACACAAGTACCCCTTTGCCTTATGCTACAGTGCTAGTGGTTGGAACTACCACTGGTGTTACAAGCGATGAAAACGGTTTCTTTCAAATAAAAGATATCGATCAAAGTCAAAATATACTTGTTCAATATGTTGGTTTTGGCGATAAGATTCTAAAGGCATTGGATTATAGTACAGATAATTGTAAAAACATAATTCTACTACCAGAAGCACAATCTTTGAAAGAAGTAGTGGTCTTGGCCTATCTCACTACAGGTATTGATAAGAATACAGATGGGTCGTTTACCTTGAACAATGCCAAACAAGGGATTTTACCGGGTTTGGTAGAGCCAGATGTATTTCAGAGTATACAGTTGATTCCCGGGATTACCAGTCTGGACGAATCCGCTGCGGGAATTCAAATCCGTGGTGGCTCACCGGACCAAAACCTGATTTTTTACGATGGCATCAAAATGTACAATACTGGACACTTTTTTGGAATGATTTCAGCTTTCAATCCATACGTGACGGAAAGTGCTAAAATCTATAAAGGAGGTGCAAGTCCAGAATATGGTGACCGTATTTCGGGAGTTATAGATATCACTACAGATGCTAATGTTCCCGAAAAAACCAATGCAGGGATTGGTATTAATGGTACACATGCAGATGCTTTTTTAAAAGCTGCATTAGGAAAAAAGGCAGCTTTGATTTTATCCGCAAGAAGGTCTTATACAGATGTTTTGAGAACTCCAACGTATACTGCCCTTTCCGAAAAAGTATTTCAAAATACAAAAGTGGTTACAGATGTATCTGGCCAAGTAATAGAAGATGATGATGATGATTTCAGTGAGATTTTAGGTGGTGATAAATTCTTTTTCTACGATGGTAGTGCCAAATTGCTGATTCAACCTTCTAAAAACGATAATATTTCCATTAGTGGGCTTTATACGAACAATGACCTTGATTTTTCCTCAAGAGATGAGGAAGATATAACGGAAGATAGGCTCATCATTGAAAACCAAGGTGCAAGCTTTAATTGGAACGGAACCAAATTTGGTAAATTACAGCATTCAATAAAGGCTTATTACTCCAGTTTTGACAGTGAATATAATAACGTGGTAAGTGAAGATTTGGAAGTGGAGGAACGAAATTTCAGAAGAAATACAGTCGAAGACTATGGTTTGGATTTTAATTTAGCTTACGAATTTGTTCCGCAACATTCCATAAAATTAGGATACCAATATTCTAACTTGGATGTTTTTTTCCAATTGTTTCGGGATGAAGCAGGTGATGATGATATTGAACCAGATGATGATGATGAGATTCCATTGCCATCAACTACAAGAGATTTTAATGTGAGACGGAACAATACCAACCAGACCAACTCTGTGTACGGCGAATACATTTTTAAGCCCCAAAACAAAGGATTGGTAAGTGTGGGTGTCCGAGGCTCTCATTATTCATCTGTTGATGAGCTTTATTTTGAACCTAGGGTCAATATTGAGTATCCACTTTCTCCTATAATTCGTGTAAAAGGCACGGCCGAAGTACGATACCAGCCTGTTAGCCAGATTATCGAATTTGAGGATACACAACTTAGACTGGAAAATAATATTTGGACGCTTTCTGATGGTAATGAAATACCAATTTTGGAGAGCACCCAGTTTTCTGGTGGTTTATTGGTGAACTCAAACGGATGGACATTTGATGTTGACGGGTATGTTAAGAACATAACGGGACTAACCTCTTTTACCAATGGGTTCACAAATGCGGCCGAGGATTTATCACAAGGAGAAAGTGATATTTTTGGAGTTGATGTATTGCTAAGAAAGTCCATTGCAGATTACCGTGTTTGGTTGGGTTATACCTACAATAATGTGGAGTATACGTTTGAAGCATTACAGTCAAACCCTTTTCCTGGAAATAATGATGTGACCCATAATTTTAGAATATCAAATACCTTGGATGTTCAGAATTGGGAATTGTCTTTAGGATGGACTTACAGAACGGGGACTCCCTTTACACCAGTAGATAGCTTTAGTGAAACTACCGGGGATATTGATTTTGGTAGTTTGAACAGCAGACGACTTCCTAATTATCATCGTCTGGACGCTTCTTTGTTATATAAGTTTGGAAAAGCTGAGAACAATGGTTTTCGCGGCACTTTTGGAGTCTCTTTCCAAAACCTATACAGTAGACAAATACCAATATCTGTTTTTTATCGTGTAGATGAAAACCCGGATACAGGTAGGCAAGAGTTAGATCAGATTGAGCAATTGTCACTAGGGTTTATGCCTAATGCCACCTTAAGATTGTTCTTTTGA
- a CDS encoding AraC family transcriptional regulator encodes MELSNTLLFFFSALGAFNGLVLSMYFIWFAKPKRIATKFLGFLLLMMSVRIGKSVVFYFKPDLAFIYLQLGLSACFFIGPFLFFYVKSVIEVNSRIAKTWKYHILILLPLISIVGYLYPFKTNVDLWRPYIIYGIYTQWFIYIVASGWVLKDTLKKIINNPRKTSSFEIWVLSVFGGNIIICSAYYFTSFTHYLAGALTFSFLFYLLSLLLFLNRKKNTFFFIQPQKYVDKKIEASQAENLFERLDTLMAENELYKNANLKSSDVAQKLQISVHQLSQLLNDNAGKSFPLFINEYRIEKARQMLTESQHLTLESIGYECGFNSKSTFYTSFKKIIGTTPAKYKAQLQG; translated from the coding sequence ATGGAGTTAAGCAATACTCTTCTTTTCTTTTTTAGCGCATTAGGAGCATTCAATGGCTTGGTTTTGAGCATGTATTTTATTTGGTTTGCCAAACCAAAACGTATTGCAACCAAGTTCTTGGGGTTTTTATTGTTGATGATGAGCGTTCGGATTGGAAAATCCGTTGTATTCTATTTTAAGCCAGATTTAGCTTTCATCTATCTTCAATTAGGACTTTCAGCCTGTTTCTTTATTGGTCCATTTCTATTTTTTTATGTAAAATCGGTAATTGAAGTGAATAGCCGTATTGCCAAAACCTGGAAGTATCATATTTTAATTCTTTTACCGCTAATTAGTATTGTAGGTTATTTGTATCCTTTTAAAACGAATGTAGACCTTTGGAGGCCTTATATAATCTATGGCATATACACACAATGGTTTATTTATATAGTGGCTTCTGGTTGGGTATTGAAGGATACTTTAAAAAAAATAATAAATAACCCAAGGAAAACTAGCTCTTTTGAAATATGGGTCTTAAGCGTTTTTGGTGGCAATATTATTATTTGTTCAGCATATTATTTTACAAGTTTTACACATTATTTAGCTGGTGCACTTACATTCTCCTTTCTTTTTTATCTACTCTCACTACTCCTATTTTTAAATCGAAAGAAGAATACCTTCTTTTTCATACAACCTCAAAAGTATGTAGACAAAAAAATTGAAGCCTCGCAAGCGGAGAATCTATTTGAAAGGTTGGATACCCTTATGGCAGAAAATGAACTCTACAAAAACGCCAACTTAAAATCTTCCGATGTTGCCCAAAAACTACAAATTTCCGTTCATCAATTGTCCCAACTTTTAAATGATAATGCCGGAAAAAGCTTTCCCCTGTTCATAAATGAATATCGTATTGAAAAAGCTCGGCAGATGCTAACAGAAAGCCAGCACTTAACGCTGGAAAGTATTGGCTACGAGTGTGGTTTTAATTCAAAATCAACATTTTACACTTCTTTCAAAAAAATAATAGGTACCACACCCGCCAAGTACAAAGCGCAATTACAGGGTTAA
- a CDS encoding RNA polymerase sigma factor RpoD/SigA, which translates to MRQLKITKQVTNRETASLDKYLQEIGKVDLITADEEVELAQRIKAGDQVALEKLTKANLRFVVSVAKQYQNQGLTLPDLINEGNLGLIKAAQRFDETRGFKFISYAVWWIRQSILQALAEQSRIVRLPLNKIGSINKINKTFAFLEQAHERIPSAEEIAKELDMTVEDVKQSLKNSGRHVSMDAPLIDGEDSNLYDVLRSGESPNPDKDLLHESLRTEIERALETLTPREADVIRLYFGLAGQHSMTLEEIGETFDLTRERVRQIKEKAIRRLKHTSRSKILKTYLG; encoded by the coding sequence ATGAGACAGTTAAAAATTACAAAGCAGGTTACCAATAGGGAAACCGCTTCGTTAGACAAATATTTACAGGAAATCGGTAAGGTTGATTTGATTACTGCCGATGAAGAAGTAGAATTGGCACAACGAATTAAAGCGGGAGACCAAGTAGCCTTAGAAAAATTAACTAAAGCCAACCTCAGGTTCGTGGTTTCTGTGGCAAAGCAGTACCAAAACCAAGGACTAACACTTCCAGATTTAATTAACGAAGGGAACCTAGGGTTGATCAAGGCAGCACAACGTTTTGATGAGACCCGTGGATTTAAGTTTATATCCTATGCCGTTTGGTGGATTCGTCAATCCATACTTCAGGCATTGGCGGAACAATCCCGTATTGTTAGGTTGCCGTTGAACAAAATCGGTTCCATCAATAAAATAAACAAAACGTTTGCTTTTCTGGAGCAAGCACACGAGCGTATACCCTCTGCTGAAGAAATTGCCAAGGAATTGGATATGACCGTTGAGGATGTAAAACAATCGTTGAAAAATTCAGGACGTCATGTATCCATGGATGCACCTCTTATAGATGGTGAGGATTCCAATTTATACGATGTTTTACGAAGTGGGGAATCCCCAAACCCTGATAAAGATTTGTTGCACGAGTCTTTGCGCACAGAGATTGAACGCGCCCTAGAAACCTTAACACCAAGAGAAGCTGATGTTATTCGCCTTTATTTTGGACTGGCAGGACAACATTCCATGACTTTGGAAGAAATTGGTGAAACTTTTGATTTAACAAGAGAAAGAGTGCGTCAAATTAAGGAAAAAGCAATCAGAAGATTAAAACATACTTCTAGAAGCAAAATATTGAAAACTTACTTGGGGTAA
- a CDS encoding SCO family protein → MKMWHYLKINFLGYLCIFLLVGFSSCRKEVKKTTASIEETSRVEHLPYFSDEFFTPNWITPGSNEEKEFHKIPDFELTNQLGDTITQKTFDNRIYVVDFFFTSCPGICLKMTNNMTKIQEAFKNDSEVLILSHSVTPTIDSVSVLKAYADKYGILANKWHLVTGDKEEIYTLGRDHYFVENDLGEPKSVDDFLHTENFLLIDKEKHIRGIYNGLNKSSIAQLITDIKSLKKEI, encoded by the coding sequence ATGAAGATGTGGCACTATCTAAAAATTAATTTCCTTGGTTATTTATGTATTTTTCTATTGGTTGGTTTTTCAAGTTGTAGAAAAGAGGTCAAAAAGACGACAGCAAGTATAGAGGAAACCAGTAGGGTTGAGCACTTACCCTACTTTAGCGATGAATTTTTTACACCAAATTGGATAACTCCTGGGAGTAATGAAGAAAAAGAATTTCACAAAATTCCTGACTTTGAATTAACTAATCAGTTAGGTGACACCATTACACAAAAAACTTTTGACAATAGGATTTATGTAGTAGATTTCTTTTTTACAAGCTGTCCGGGTATTTGTCTAAAGATGACCAACAATATGACCAAAATACAAGAAGCTTTTAAAAATGACTCCGAAGTCCTTATACTCTCACATTCGGTAACACCCACTATAGATTCTGTGTCTGTATTAAAAGCATATGCAGATAAGTATGGGATATTGGCCAATAAATGGCATTTGGTCACTGGCGATAAAGAAGAAATTTATACGCTTGGACGAGACCACTACTTTGTGGAAAATGATTTGGGCGAACCCAAAAGTGTTGATGACTTTTTACACACAGAAAACTTCTTGCTGATAGATAAAGAAAAGCATATTAGAGGTATTTACAATGGATTGAACAAATCATCCATAGCCCAGCTGATAACAGACATAAAATCCTTGAAAAAGGAGATTTAA